The Exiguobacterium acetylicum genome includes a window with the following:
- a CDS encoding aspartate-semialdehyde dehydrogenase produces the protein MYHVAVIGATGAVGQKMLQVLAELDFPVSRLSAYASARSAGSTVQFKGEDITIQALTPSITEDEIDVALFAAGGTISEQYAPLLAENGTLVVDNSSAFRMQDTIPLVVPEVNPQAIQTTDRLIANPNCSTIQSVVALAPLQSLGFERINYTTYQAVSGSGQKGIEDLARGARGEEPVNYPHPIHDNILPHIDVFLENGYTKEEQKMIDETRKIFNLPALPVSATCVRVPVTNSHSVAINVTFTQPTTVAAIREALEGAPGVVLIDDVANTRYPMPLDASGTDDVYVGRIRQDDSLANTFHLWCVADNIRKGAASNAVQVARQAIEQSIHS, from the coding sequence ATGTATCATGTAGCAGTCATTGGAGCAACCGGCGCTGTCGGTCAAAAAATGTTACAAGTACTAGCAGAACTGGACTTCCCAGTCAGCCGCTTGTCCGCTTACGCTTCTGCTCGTTCAGCAGGGAGTACGGTACAGTTCAAGGGAGAAGACATTACGATCCAAGCACTGACACCAAGTATCACGGAAGACGAGATTGACGTCGCGTTGTTTGCGGCGGGCGGAACAATCAGTGAGCAATATGCACCGTTACTAGCGGAAAACGGAACACTCGTCGTTGATAATTCAAGTGCTTTTCGGATGCAGGATACGATTCCACTCGTCGTACCAGAAGTTAATCCGCAAGCGATTCAAACGACGGACCGTCTGATCGCAAATCCGAACTGTTCGACGATTCAATCGGTCGTCGCATTAGCACCGCTCCAGTCACTTGGATTCGAACGGATCAACTACACGACGTATCAGGCCGTATCGGGTTCAGGTCAAAAAGGGATCGAGGACTTGGCACGCGGGGCACGCGGAGAAGAACCGGTCAATTACCCGCACCCGATTCACGACAATATCTTGCCGCATATCGACGTGTTCCTAGAAAACGGTTATACGAAAGAAGAGCAGAAGATGATTGATGAAACACGGAAAATCTTCAATCTTCCAGCATTACCAGTCAGCGCGACGTGCGTTCGTGTTCCAGTCACGAATTCTCACTCGGTTGCGATCAACGTCACGTTTACGCAACCGACGACGGTTGCAGCAATCCGTGAAGCATTAGAAGGGGCACCGGGCGTCGTCCTCATCGATGATGTCGCAAACACGCGTTACCCGATGCCACTCGATGCAAGTGGAACGGACGATGTCTATGTCGGACGGATTCGACAAGATGATAGTCTTGCGAACACATTCCATCTCTGGTGTGTCGCTGACAACATCCGAAAAGGTGCTGCATCAAATGCCGTACAAGTCGCACGTCAAGCCATCGAACAGTCGATTCATTCATAA
- the phnF gene encoding phosphonate metabolism transcriptional regulator PhnF, giving the protein MIQHINKNSPLPIYYQIEAALKQQIESGALQPGDLIPSEREFAEAHQISRMTVRQAISNLVNAGYLIRQKGRGTFVANKKIVMQLSGLTSFSEEMEHLGLEPTSALLSYQIIDASMTIANKLGIREGATVYELKRLRIADEQALALETVYIPEQLLPGLDQDVATASLYAFAEASGLNLGRASQTFESRLATKEEAGHLGLSTASPVLSVEQLTYLATEQPFEYVISAYRGDRYTFTVEMERQR; this is encoded by the coding sequence GTGATTCAGCATATCAATAAAAATTCACCACTCCCCATTTACTATCAAATCGAAGCAGCCTTAAAACAACAAATTGAAAGCGGCGCCCTTCAACCTGGCGATTTGATTCCGTCCGAACGCGAATTTGCCGAGGCGCATCAAATCAGCCGAATGACGGTTCGCCAAGCTATCTCGAACTTAGTCAACGCGGGTTACTTGATTCGTCAAAAAGGACGGGGAACATTCGTCGCGAATAAAAAAATCGTCATGCAACTATCCGGATTAACGAGTTTTTCAGAAGAGATGGAACACCTCGGACTTGAGCCAACTAGTGCGCTCCTTTCGTATCAAATCATCGACGCCTCGATGACGATTGCGAATAAATTAGGAATTCGTGAAGGGGCAACTGTTTATGAACTGAAACGTTTACGAATCGCTGATGAGCAAGCGCTTGCTCTTGAAACCGTCTATATTCCAGAACAACTCCTACCTGGACTTGATCAAGACGTTGCGACCGCTTCGTTATATGCTTTTGCTGAAGCAAGCGGATTAAATCTCGGACGCGCAAGTCAAACGTTCGAATCACGCCTTGCAACAAAAGAAGAGGCTGGTCATCTTGGATTATCGACCGCTTCGCCTGTCCTATCTGTTGAACAACTGACCTATCTTGCAACGGAGCAACCATTCGAATACGTTATCTCTGCTTATCGGGGAGACCGTTATACCTTCACTGTCGAAATGGAACGACAACGCTAA
- the dapD gene encoding 2,3,4,5-tetrahydropyridine-2,6-dicarboxylate N-acetyltransferase yields MLLTDAYEIAKFIKDAKKQTPVKLYVNGDLAGLTIEGATAFGSDESKIFFADAGLASTFLEKYSNRITDVHVEYDRRNSAVPMLDTRHLNARIEPGSWIRDHVVIGDNAVVMMGAIINIGASIGDGTMIDMNAVVGARGTIGKNVHVGAGAVVAGVLEPPSKTPVIIEDGVLIGANAVILEGVKVGKDAVVAAGSVVTEDVPAGSVVAGTPARVIKQKDAKTEEKTQLVDDLRSL; encoded by the coding sequence ATGTTACTCACTGATGCTTACGAAATTGCTAAATTCATTAAAGATGCAAAAAAACAAACACCGGTTAAACTCTACGTTAATGGTGATTTGGCTGGCTTGACGATCGAAGGCGCAACAGCATTCGGATCAGATGAATCAAAGATTTTCTTCGCAGATGCAGGACTTGCGTCTACTTTCTTAGAAAAGTATTCAAATCGCATCACGGATGTTCACGTGGAGTATGACCGTCGCAACAGTGCGGTACCAATGCTTGATACACGTCACTTGAATGCGCGCATCGAGCCAGGCTCATGGATTCGTGATCATGTCGTCATCGGTGATAACGCTGTCGTCATGATGGGTGCGATCATCAATATCGGTGCCTCAATCGGAGATGGTACAATGATTGATATGAACGCTGTCGTCGGTGCACGTGGGACGATCGGGAAAAACGTTCATGTTGGCGCAGGTGCCGTGGTCGCGGGTGTCCTCGAACCACCTTCAAAAACACCTGTCATCATTGAAGACGGTGTCTTGATTGGTGCAAATGCAGTCATCCTTGAAGGCGTCAAAGTAGGTAAAGATGCCGTCGTCGCTGCTGGTAGTGTCGTCACAGAAGACGTACCTGCTGGAAGCGTCGTTGCTGGAACACCTGCACGTGTCATCAAACAGAAAGATGCGAAAACAGAAGAGAAGACGCAACTGGTGGATGACTTACGTTCACTCTGA
- the argH gene encoding argininosuccinate lyase, producing the protein MTKLWGGRFTESASAQAEAFGASITFDQKLASVDLKGSLAHAQMLFEQGILDQDEWTQIEQGLMQLEATVTDHVYTLADEDIHMNLERLLTEQIGPVAGKLHTARSRNDQVATDLHLWMEQHVEALTTALRELQSVITEQAEQHIETVMPGYTHLQRAQPISLAHHLLAYFWMFERDVERLTDNQKRIRKSPLGAGALAGTTFPIDRFRSAELLGFESIYPNSLDAVSDRDFVIEYLGIASTVMMHLSRFCEEIIIWASQEFGFIELSDAFSTGSSMMPQKKNPDFAELIRGKTGRVYGNLMGFLTTMKALPLAYNKDMQEDKEGVFDTADTVLQSVQIFTGMIESATFKTEALKKATMQDFSNATELADYLVTKGIPFREAHEIVGKAVLYCVQNGCFLKDLNLETYQTFHPDITEDVYPLLDPVQAVARRTSYGGTGFAAVSEQLELAKQHLAN; encoded by the coding sequence ATGACCAAACTCTGGGGTGGACGTTTTACGGAAAGTGCTTCCGCTCAAGCGGAAGCCTTCGGAGCATCGATCACGTTCGATCAAAAGTTAGCGAGTGTCGATTTGAAAGGAAGTCTTGCGCACGCGCAGATGTTATTTGAACAAGGAATCCTAGATCAAGACGAGTGGACACAAATCGAGCAAGGACTAATGCAACTAGAAGCGACAGTAACGGATCATGTGTATACGCTAGCAGATGAAGACATTCATATGAACCTTGAGCGGTTGTTGACGGAACAGATTGGTCCAGTCGCAGGGAAACTGCACACGGCACGGAGTCGAAACGACCAGGTCGCAACCGATTTGCATCTATGGATGGAGCAACACGTCGAAGCGTTGACGACGGCATTACGTGAGCTCCAATCGGTCATCACGGAACAAGCCGAGCAACATATCGAGACGGTCATGCCGGGCTATACACATTTGCAACGGGCGCAACCGATCTCGCTTGCGCATCACTTGCTTGCGTACTTCTGGATGTTTGAACGAGACGTTGAACGGTTGACGGACAACCAAAAACGAATCCGGAAATCACCGCTCGGGGCAGGCGCGCTCGCCGGTACGACATTCCCGATTGATCGTTTCCGTTCTGCCGAGTTGCTCGGATTTGAATCGATCTATCCGAACAGCCTCGACGCCGTCTCCGACCGGGACTTTGTCATCGAATATCTCGGAATCGCTTCGACCGTCATGATGCATCTATCACGTTTTTGTGAAGAAATCATCATCTGGGCGTCGCAAGAATTTGGCTTCATCGAGTTGTCCGATGCCTTCTCGACAGGATCGAGCATGATGCCACAAAAGAAAAATCCTGATTTCGCGGAATTGATTCGTGGGAAAACAGGGCGTGTCTACGGCAATCTAATGGGCTTCTTGACGACGATGAAGGCATTACCGCTCGCTTACAATAAAGACATGCAAGAGGATAAAGAAGGGGTCTTCGATACAGCGGATACCGTCCTCCAGTCCGTTCAAATCTTCACCGGGATGATTGAATCCGCGACGTTTAAGACCGAAGCGCTCAAGAAGGCGACAATGCAAGACTTCTCGAATGCAACGGAACTCGCCGACTACCTCGTGACGAAAGGCATACCATTCCGGGAAGCACATGAAATCGTTGGGAAGGCTGTCCTTTACTGTGTACAGAATGGCTGTTTCTTGAAAGATTTGAACCTTGAGACGTATCAAACATTCCATCCTGATATCACAGAAGATGTCTATCCGCTCCTCGATCCGGTTCAAGCAGTAGCACGCCGGACAAGCTACGGCGGGACAGGGTTTGCTGCCGTTTCGGAGCAACTCGAACTCGCGAAACAGCATCTTGCGAATTGA
- a CDS encoding LCP family protein — translation MMETRSARKRQPSAGKMFMKVIAALVLLVTIIGSGYAGAVFIKTQETLAKTQINIPGSKVSSKYDDVPSESFLILGTDETKKSKERNEPARSDVMIVGILNKKTEQLVLTSIPRDSLVNIDYSKYDVPYGKTGVEQDKITHAHYFGSMDQSNSYNGIKLARETTENLLGIQIDHVVKVNFQGFVQLIDALDGVDIDVRYAFKEQDSKRKAGTVTVDKGMQHLTGEQALAYVRNRHDDPLGDIGRGQKQMQVIQAVAKEAASFRSLSAYRDILDAVGDNVETNLGPNDYTRLADFTAALRNTTEYQLAGEGYIGISGKWEYHLDPNQLEQVKSNLAKAMQGQEVEPIKEETDPAQSTTEEPVTETEAVPAQ, via the coding sequence ATGATGGAAACGCGATCCGCACGAAAGAGACAGCCAAGTGCTGGCAAGATGTTCATGAAAGTCATCGCTGCACTCGTCCTGCTTGTCACAATCATCGGTTCTGGTTACGCTGGAGCTGTTTTTATTAAAACGCAAGAAACATTGGCAAAGACGCAGATTAACATTCCCGGCTCAAAAGTGAGTTCTAAATATGATGATGTCCCGTCTGAATCGTTCTTGATTCTTGGGACGGATGAAACGAAAAAAAGTAAAGAACGGAATGAACCGGCGCGATCAGATGTCATGATTGTCGGGATTTTGAATAAAAAAACGGAACAATTGGTGCTAACGAGTATTCCACGCGATTCACTCGTCAACATTGATTATTCAAAATACGATGTACCGTACGGTAAAACAGGTGTAGAGCAAGATAAAATCACTCATGCCCATTATTTCGGTTCGATGGATCAATCGAATTCTTATAATGGCATTAAGTTAGCGCGTGAAACGACAGAGAATCTGCTTGGTATTCAAATCGATCACGTCGTCAAAGTCAACTTCCAAGGATTCGTTCAATTGATTGATGCATTGGACGGCGTCGACATTGATGTGCGTTATGCGTTCAAAGAGCAAGACTCTAAACGTAAAGCGGGTACCGTCACTGTTGATAAAGGCATGCAACATCTAACAGGCGAACAAGCACTCGCTTACGTCCGAAACCGTCATGATGATCCACTCGGTGATATCGGTCGGGGTCAAAAACAGATGCAAGTCATTCAAGCGGTCGCAAAAGAAGCGGCAAGCTTCCGTTCACTCAGTGCGTACCGTGATATTTTAGATGCTGTTGGCGATAACGTCGAAACGAACTTAGGTCCAAATGATTACACCCGTTTAGCGGACTTCACGGCAGCCCTACGGAATACGACAGAATATCAACTTGCTGGAGAAGGATATATCGGGATCAGCGGGAAATGGGAATATCATCTCGACCCGAACCAACTAGAGCAAGTGAAAAGTAACTTAGCAAAAGCAATGCAAGGTCAAGAAGTTGAACCAATCAAGGAAGAGACGGATCCTGCACAAAGTACGACAGAAGAACCAGTGACGGAAACAGAAGCGGTTCCTGCACAATAA
- the dapA gene encoding 4-hydroxy-tetrahydrodipicolinate synthase, which produces MFKGAGTALVTPFNEAGELDLHVFESLIEQQLAAGIQALVVGGTTGEGSTLTNAEFEQLLTTAVQITAGRVPVIAGTGSNNTAATIEKTLLAERLGADAAMLVTPYYNKTSQAGLVAHFTAVADATELPIMLYNVPSRTGVAIAVETAVTLARHPRIQAFKEASGDVSFMGELMAAIPEDFAVFCGNDDQILPYMAWGAQGVISVLSNPYPAETQALAEALLAQDLVTARRIQADLLPVIGALFSDVNPIPVKASLEELGFAVGAPRLPLVRQSEAGHAHLLETMHAYKGVVR; this is translated from the coding sequence ATGTTCAAAGGAGCAGGTACAGCACTCGTCACACCATTTAATGAAGCAGGCGAGTTAGATTTACACGTATTCGAAAGCTTGATCGAGCAACAACTCGCAGCAGGGATTCAGGCGCTTGTCGTCGGTGGGACGACAGGAGAGGGGTCAACCCTGACGAATGCTGAATTCGAACAACTCCTGACGACTGCCGTTCAAATCACGGCAGGACGAGTACCGGTCATTGCCGGTACAGGTTCGAACAATACGGCAGCAACGATCGAGAAGACGTTACTCGCTGAGCGTCTCGGCGCGGACGCAGCGATGCTCGTCACACCGTACTACAACAAAACATCACAAGCCGGTCTCGTCGCGCATTTCACGGCAGTCGCCGATGCAACCGAATTGCCAATCATGCTATATAACGTTCCATCACGGACTGGAGTTGCAATCGCCGTCGAAACAGCGGTGACGTTAGCACGTCATCCACGGATCCAAGCCTTTAAGGAAGCGAGTGGAGATGTCAGCTTCATGGGAGAGCTGATGGCAGCAATTCCGGAAGACTTCGCGGTCTTCTGTGGAAATGACGATCAAATCCTGCCGTACATGGCATGGGGCGCACAAGGTGTCATCTCAGTCCTTTCGAATCCGTACCCAGCAGAGACACAAGCACTTGCTGAAGCGTTACTGGCGCAAGATCTCGTGACGGCGCGTCGGATTCAAGCTGACTTGTTACCAGTCATCGGTGCCTTGTTCAGCGATGTCAATCCGATTCCAGTCAAAGCATCGCTTGAAGAACTTGGTTTTGCTGTCGGTGCACCGCGCTTGCCGCTCGTCCGTCAATCGGAAGCGGGTCACGCCCACTTACTCGAAACGATGCATGCTTACAAAGGAGTGGTTCGATGA
- a CDS encoding argininosuccinate synthase, translating into MSKQKLILAYSGGLDTSVAIKWLSKDYDVIALCMDVGEGKDLSVIKEKALLVGAMESIVLDVKEEFAQEFVLPALQYGAHYENAYPLISALSRPLIAEKLVEVAHQYGATAVAHGCTGKGNDQVRFEVSVAALDPSLEVIAPVREWKWSREEEIAYAKENNVPIPINLDSPYSIDMNLWGRSNECGVLENPWTEPPQDAYALTVAPEDAPNQAEEVIIGFEAGVPVSINGTTYPLAKLITELNIIAGAHGVGRIDHVENRLVGIKSREVYECPGATVLLKAHAALETITLTKDVAHFKPLLSKQYAETIYNGLFHAPLTKGLKAFLTATQQDVTGEVRVKLFKGNATVTGRQSTVSLYDEKLATYTKEDAFDHESAKGFIKLHGLAVSTHASVHRQAGVTK; encoded by the coding sequence ATGTCGAAACAAAAATTGATCTTAGCGTACTCTGGGGGACTTGATACATCGGTAGCCATCAAATGGTTAAGCAAGGATTATGACGTCATTGCATTATGCATGGATGTCGGAGAAGGGAAAGATTTAAGCGTCATTAAAGAAAAAGCACTCCTCGTCGGTGCGATGGAATCAATCGTTCTCGATGTGAAAGAAGAATTCGCACAAGAGTTCGTCTTACCGGCCCTTCAATATGGTGCGCATTATGAAAATGCCTATCCGTTGATTTCGGCGCTTTCGCGTCCGTTGATCGCAGAAAAACTCGTTGAAGTCGCGCATCAGTATGGTGCAACAGCTGTCGCGCACGGCTGTACCGGAAAAGGGAACGACCAAGTCCGGTTCGAAGTTTCCGTCGCAGCGCTTGATCCATCACTCGAAGTCATCGCACCAGTTCGGGAGTGGAAGTGGTCACGGGAAGAAGAAATCGCCTATGCGAAAGAGAACAATGTGCCGATTCCAATCAACCTCGACAGCCCTTACTCGATCGATATGAATCTTTGGGGACGGAGTAATGAGTGTGGCGTCCTAGAAAACCCGTGGACAGAACCACCACAAGATGCTTACGCGTTGACGGTAGCACCTGAAGACGCTCCAAATCAGGCGGAAGAAGTCATCATCGGCTTTGAAGCAGGCGTTCCAGTCTCAATTAACGGCACGACATATCCACTTGCAAAACTGATTACGGAACTCAACATCATCGCTGGGGCGCATGGTGTCGGACGGATTGACCACGTCGAGAACCGTCTCGTCGGAATTAAATCACGGGAAGTCTACGAGTGCCCTGGCGCGACTGTCCTACTGAAAGCACACGCGGCGCTTGAGACGATCACATTGACGAAAGATGTCGCGCATTTTAAACCGTTACTCAGCAAGCAATATGCAGAAACGATCTACAACGGTCTCTTCCACGCACCATTGACGAAAGGTCTGAAAGCGTTCTTGACAGCAACACAGCAGGACGTCACAGGAGAAGTTCGGGTCAAGCTGTTCAAAGGAAACGCAACCGTGACAGGTCGTCAGTCTACTGTCTCGCTCTACGATGAGAAGCTTGCAACTTACACGAAAGAAGATGCGTTTGATCATGAATCAGCAAAAGGATTCATCAAATTACACGGTCTTGCTGTTTCGACGCATGCAAGTGTTCATCGTCAGGCGGGTGTGACGAAATGA
- the dapB gene encoding 4-hydroxy-tetrahydrodipicolinate reductase, producing MKLALHGYGATGQYVVELAPQSVVAIVDRTKSSDTIASYAELTEMSETVDAIIDFSHPSLLPDLLAYGLATKTPLVIATTGFSEAELASIKDAAKEIPIFQSYNMSYGIAMVQQLLKALVPLAGAYDIELLEKHHNQKVDAPSGTAELLLQTIQTARDVTPVYDRSQTRQKRETNEIGMHAMRGGTIFGEHEVLFAGVDELIEIKHTALSKKVFASGAIKAAEALIQKTAGLYTLETLYTQEDSHVTH from the coding sequence ATGAAGCTCGCGTTACACGGTTATGGGGCGACAGGACAATACGTCGTCGAACTAGCACCACAAAGTGTTGTTGCAATCGTTGACCGGACGAAGTCATCGGATACGATTGCTTCATATGCGGAGCTAACGGAGATGTCGGAGACAGTCGATGCGATCATTGATTTCTCACATCCGAGTTTGCTACCGGATCTACTTGCCTATGGCCTTGCGACAAAAACGCCACTCGTCATCGCAACGACTGGTTTTTCTGAAGCGGAACTGGCGTCGATCAAGGACGCTGCGAAAGAAATTCCAATCTTCCAGTCGTACAATATGTCATACGGTATCGCGATGGTGCAGCAACTGCTCAAGGCACTTGTGCCACTAGCAGGTGCGTATGACATCGAATTGCTCGAGAAACACCATAATCAAAAAGTTGATGCGCCAAGCGGAACGGCCGAGTTGCTGTTGCAAACAATTCAGACGGCACGTGACGTCACACCGGTGTATGACCGGTCGCAAACGCGACAGAAGCGGGAGACGAATGAGATCGGGATGCACGCGATGCGCGGTGGAACGATCTTCGGAGAACACGAAGTCTTATTCGCCGGTGTCGACGAATTGATTGAAATCAAACATACGGCGTTATCGAAAAAAGTATTTGCTTCTGGTGCAATCAAAGCAGCTGAAGCACTCATTCAAAAAACAGCGGGACTCTATACACTAGAGACGCTCTACACACAGGAGGATTCACATGTTACTCACTGA
- a CDS encoding GNAT family N-acetyltransferase, producing MTVIQVRTAEQHQAVRMIRERVFVEEQGVPRHLEYDTHDETAIHLLVLDEQSRPVATGRTRPYDDQRMKVERVATLSTARGKGYGGELMQAMERVARREGKQLLTLGAQVQAIPFYQGLGYTIVSDEFDDAGIPHRTMEKKM from the coding sequence ATGACAGTGATTCAAGTACGTACAGCAGAACAACATCAAGCCGTTCGGATGATTCGTGAACGGGTCTTCGTTGAGGAACAAGGCGTACCACGCCATCTTGAATACGATACACATGATGAAACAGCGATTCATCTGCTTGTCTTAGATGAGCAGAGCCGCCCAGTCGCGACGGGGCGCACACGTCCATATGACGACCAACGGATGAAGGTAGAGCGTGTTGCGACGCTGTCGACAGCGCGAGGAAAAGGATACGGTGGCGAGTTGATGCAGGCGATGGAACGTGTGGCACGTCGCGAAGGCAAACAATTGCTAACGCTCGGTGCACAAGTCCAAGCGATCCCGTTTTATCAAGGGCTTGGCTATACGATCGTCTCCGATGAATTCGACGATGCAGGCATCCCGCACCGGACGATGGAGAAGAAAATGTAA
- a CDS encoding alanyl-tRNA editing protein gives MRPEQIESDVRTFQTSIRATKQVDGYWVALEKSYFYPESGGQPADRGTLNDQPVLDVQIEDGVVWHQLATPLTGDVTGIVDDAVRIDHAAQHTAQHVISAILQDESQIKTLSFRTGSEVSTLDIETPEWTAVQQEQLDRRLRQVIEQGLPITATEYDETEALQLPLRKTPQVEGRIRVVQIGTLDYSACGGTHLDSTAQLEFILFTGVERIRGNIRLSYVAKERAYQLLQAERHALREASQALSIKPVQILEAVQALQDDQKRLTKQVEQAHAQIAALTLANALDQQEGILVFEHLDEEITVSELLAKAIQEAGRVGVVWNETSNKLLMSSTGEPHLGKFAKAHVQSFNGRGGGSAIQAQAQFTNRDDAMAYVDRLREEYQL, from the coding sequence ATGCGCCCCGAACAAATAGAATCCGATGTCCGGACCTTTCAGACATCCATTCGCGCAACAAAACAAGTAGATGGCTATTGGGTTGCTTTAGAGAAAAGTTACTTTTATCCGGAGAGTGGTGGACAACCAGCGGATCGTGGTACCTTAAACGATCAGCCTGTCCTTGACGTTCAAATCGAAGATGGCGTCGTCTGGCATCAACTGGCGACTCCACTTACAGGTGACGTCACAGGAATCGTGGATGATGCGGTCCGGATCGACCATGCAGCTCAGCATACGGCGCAACATGTCATCTCTGCGATCTTACAAGATGAGTCTCAGATTAAAACGCTCAGCTTTCGGACGGGAAGTGAGGTCTCGACGCTTGATATCGAGACACCCGAATGGACAGCTGTGCAACAAGAACAGTTAGATCGACGGTTACGTCAGGTGATTGAACAAGGGTTGCCGATCACGGCGACCGAGTATGACGAGACGGAAGCACTTCAATTACCATTACGAAAGACACCACAAGTTGAAGGACGGATTCGAGTTGTTCAAATCGGGACACTCGATTATAGTGCCTGTGGTGGAACACATCTTGATTCAACGGCACAACTCGAGTTCATTCTCTTTACTGGAGTCGAACGGATTCGTGGGAACATTCGTCTGTCTTACGTCGCAAAGGAACGAGCCTATCAACTTTTGCAAGCAGAACGTCATGCCTTGCGAGAAGCATCACAAGCCTTATCGATTAAACCAGTTCAGATCCTAGAAGCAGTCCAAGCGTTACAGGACGATCAGAAACGATTAACGAAACAAGTTGAACAAGCTCATGCGCAAATCGCTGCTCTCACACTTGCGAACGCTCTAGATCAACAAGAAGGGATTCTTGTGTTTGAACATCTGGATGAAGAAATCACGGTTTCTGAGCTACTCGCTAAAGCGATTCAAGAAGCGGGACGCGTCGGCGTCGTCTGGAACGAAACGTCGAATAAGTTATTAATGAGTAGCACGGGCGAACCACATCTCGGAAAATTCGCCAAAGCACATGTCCAATCATTTAATGGACGTGGTGGTGGAAGTGCAATCCAAGCACAAGCACAATTTACGAATCGGGATGATGCGATGGCATATGTCGATCGATTACGGGAGGAATATCAGTTATGA
- a CDS encoding aspartate kinase: MTTVLKFGGSSVATVEQIQSIANYLKSRAAEGEKLVVVVSAMGKMTDSLIAQAQAITDRPERRELDRLLAIGEEQTISLLSIALNSLGVKALSQTGAQAGISTMGVHTKSKIKQIDGDLLRQKLETYDVVIVAGFQGVNELGDVTTLGRGGSDTTAVALAAVLDKRCEIYTDVDGVYTADPRIHAAAQPIPHISYDEMMEMSALGSKVMEMRSVELGKKYGVHIFVGKTLESKRGTWIMEATETMEQKAVTSVSVTKNVLTVSIKHVPQTNAAVADIFELLSNRHVNIDMISQTTFDSDIFLSFSCPLDEEEFLDEALKDIMDRFTTVKVDRHNQHAKLSVVGIGMRDATGVASKLFAIFRAENIPFYQVTTSEISISYTIAQADIERTVAAIANAFEL, encoded by the coding sequence GTGACAACTGTACTTAAATTTGGTGGAAGCTCGGTTGCGACTGTCGAACAGATTCAGTCTATTGCGAATTATTTGAAGAGTCGCGCAGCCGAAGGTGAAAAACTCGTCGTCGTCGTTTCGGCGATGGGCAAGATGACAGATTCTTTGATCGCTCAGGCGCAAGCCATTACGGATCGCCCAGAGCGGCGAGAACTCGATCGGCTGCTTGCCATCGGAGAAGAACAGACGATTTCATTACTCAGCATCGCCCTCAACTCACTCGGCGTCAAAGCGTTATCGCAAACTGGCGCACAAGCAGGGATCAGCACGATGGGCGTGCATACGAAAAGTAAGATCAAACAGATCGATGGAGATCTGTTACGACAAAAACTCGAAACGTATGATGTCGTCATCGTCGCCGGTTTCCAAGGGGTTAACGAACTCGGTGACGTCACGACGCTCGGACGAGGTGGATCGGATACGACGGCAGTCGCACTCGCTGCGGTCCTTGATAAACGATGTGAAATCTATACCGATGTTGACGGTGTCTATACGGCTGATCCACGAATCCATGCCGCTGCTCAGCCGATTCCACACATCTCGTATGACGAGATGATGGAGATGAGCGCTCTCGGGTCGAAGGTCATGGAAATGCGGAGTGTCGAGTTAGGAAAAAAATACGGCGTACACATTTTCGTCGGGAAAACACTTGAATCGAAAAGGGGAACATGGATCATGGAAGCGACGGAAACAATGGAACAAAAAGCAGTGACGAGTGTCAGCGTCACGAAGAACGTCTTGACGGTATCGATCAAACACGTACCGCAAACAAATGCAGCAGTAGCCGATATCTTCGAACTGTTATCCAATCGCCACGTCAACATCGATATGATCAGTCAAACGACGTTCGACAGTGACATTTTCTTATCGTTCTCATGTCCACTCGATGAGGAAGAATTCCTCGATGAAGCTTTAAAAGATATCATGGATCGCTTTACGACAGTGAAGGTTGATCGCCATAATCAACACGCGAAATTATCTGTCGTCGGAATCGGAATGCGTGATGCAACAGGTGTTGCTTCAAAATTATTCGCAATCTTCCGAGCAGAGAACATTCCGTTCTATCAAGTTACGACATCAGAAATCAGCATCTCATACACGATTGCACAAGCAGACATTGAACGGACGGTTGCAGCGATTGCAAACGCGTTCGAGTTATAA